In the Deinococcus aerolatus genome, one interval contains:
- a CDS encoding tetratricopeptide repeat protein has protein sequence MIDADTTWQQACTALAGGDYETAFSVLDAALDEAIPARGKPARGGQATAARLCLYLGSLHALYGDAATEQLGTALSEARRLDPAVEGEPLYLALKAELDARTRGPEAAPPAGAAREAADPVARFHALCALALAEQPQAALDLHLAADELPAHLRWRLRSWQADCQEQLGHTADAINLYAEAAHLATGLDRAVMLQEQAALLIQDGRPEDAKTVLDNARLLYGSGRRAAINPMQAEDEGLNLATWHYLRAQALLQLDLPDAALDMIREADRLERQHGTPGYVVALLRGQILSHLGQQEKAIVAFEAALTLAEEGDRPYANHELGVALLDMDRPVEARDRLEIALNEPHYPYQPEVLADIAECDYRLGRMPEAQLAAEQALAQGAVIPASLVLGSVALDYFQLDEALEHYERVVREAAPDSRDWIIGHQMAADVMAQQGFPNPAAAVAHAQQALEHTPESDDWHGTLQDLLARAQTLLGQQDGRMLN, from the coding sequence ATGATTGATGCGGACACCACCTGGCAACAGGCTTGCACGGCCCTGGCCGGGGGCGACTACGAGACGGCCTTCAGCGTACTGGACGCCGCGCTGGACGAGGCCATACCTGCCAGAGGCAAACCGGCGCGCGGCGGGCAGGCCACGGCGGCCCGCCTGTGCCTGTACCTGGGCAGCCTGCACGCGCTGTACGGCGACGCGGCCACCGAACAGCTGGGCACGGCGCTGTCGGAGGCGCGCAGGCTGGACCCGGCGGTGGAGGGGGAGCCGCTGTATCTGGCCCTGAAGGCCGAACTTGACGCCCGCACGCGCGGCCCGGAAGCGGCTCCCCCTGCCGGGGCCGCGCGCGAGGCAGCCGATCCGGTGGCCCGCTTTCACGCCCTGTGCGCCCTGGCCCTGGCCGAGCAGCCGCAGGCGGCCCTGGACCTGCACCTCGCCGCAGACGAACTGCCCGCACACCTGCGCTGGCGGCTGCGCTCGTGGCAGGCCGACTGCCAGGAACAGCTGGGCCACACGGCGGACGCCATCAACCTGTATGCCGAGGCCGCGCATCTAGCCACCGGGCTGGACCGCGCAGTGATGCTGCAGGAGCAGGCCGCGCTGCTGATCCAGGACGGGCGACCCGAGGACGCCAAGACCGTGCTGGACAACGCGCGGCTACTGTACGGCTCGGGCAGGCGGGCGGCGATCAACCCCATGCAGGCCGAGGACGAGGGCCTGAACCTCGCCACCTGGCACTACCTGCGTGCCCAGGCGCTGCTGCAGCTGGACCTGCCGGACGCCGCCCTGGACATGATCCGCGAGGCAGACCGGCTGGAACGCCAGCACGGCACGCCGGGCTACGTGGTGGCGCTGCTGCGCGGCCAGATCCTGAGTCACCTGGGCCAGCAGGAAAAGGCCATCGTGGCGTTCGAGGCCGCCCTGACGCTGGCCGAGGAGGGCGACCGTCCCTACGCCAACCACGAGCTGGGCGTGGCCCTGCTGGACATGGACCGCCCGGTGGAGGCCCGTGACCGGCTGGAAATTGCCCTGAACGAGCCTCACTACCCGTACCAGCCCGAGGTCCTGGCCGACATCGCCGAGTGCGACTACCGCCTGGGCCGCATGCCCGAGGCGCAGCTGGCCGCCGAGCAGGCGCTGGCGCAGGGCGCGGTGATTCCCGCCAGCCTGGTGCTGGGCAGCGTGGCCCTGGACTACTTTCAGCTGGACGAGGCGCTGGAACACTACGAGCGGGTGGTGCGCGAGGCCGCCCCCGACAGCCGTGACTGGATCATCGGGCACCAGATGGCCGCCGACGTGATGGCCCAGCAGGGCTTTCCCAATCCTGCCGCCGCCGTGGCGCACGCCCAGCAGGCACTGGAACACACCCCCGAGAGCGACGACTGGCACGGCACCCTGCAGGACCTGCTGGCGCGGGCACAGACACTGCTGGGCCAGCAGGATGGCCGGATGCTGAACTAG
- a CDS encoding glutamine--tRNA ligase/YqeY domain fusion protein, translating to MTASDADRPHSATPDAPTAARVAPNFITEIIERDLQGGKYAGVVTRFPPEPNGYLHLGHTFASFLDFQTAVQFGGRYHLRLDDTNPEGESQEFADGIMADLRWMGWDWGENLFYASDNFERYYAYAEQLIRQGDAYVDSVSGDEMARLRGDAHTPGAPSAYRGRGVEENLDLFRRMRAGEFPDGAHVLRGKIDLGSANMKLRDPVLYRIKRAWHYRAGDAWCIYPMYDFQHPLQDAIEGVTHSMCSLEFVDNRAIYDWLMERLSFEPRPHQYEFGRRSLEYTVVSKRKLRQLVQSGVVSGWDDPRMPTLRAQQRLGVTPDAVRAFASQIGVSRTNRTVDIAVYENAVRDDLNHRAPRVMAVLDPVRVTLENLDAARTLQLPYWPHDVVDASPDGQVALPGGQRVVPAQAVREVRLTSDLFIEREDFSADPPKGYKRLTPGGTVRLRGAGIIRADRFDANEEGQVTHIHATLLEDGAKAGGVIHWVSAEDAIPAEFRLYDRLFRVANPEGEHPEDILPDFDPEQPGHESGPLDTGFLRYLNPDSLRVTRGYVEASVANDPPDTRYQFERQGYFWRDPVDSREDAPVFGRIITLKDAWGQTQKAESGKPKPGGKKPKADATPAGSGGVQPALTPEQEAEVARLTRLGAAEGDARTLARDEVLLAFLADAAPGETFAQVASWTVNDLATALRSGSVSVAAAELAPLAGLLAAGTVTSRVARDVLARAAASGEAPAAIIDREGLSAGLSDAELERIVAGVLEGHPAETEAYRGGRTALLGFFTGQVMRASRGKADPGRVADVLKAALDAG from the coding sequence ATGACCGCGTCCGACGCCGACAGACCCCACTCCGCCACGCCTGACGCGCCCACTGCGGCGCGGGTGGCCCCCAACTTCATCACCGAGATCATCGAGCGCGACCTGCAAGGCGGCAAGTACGCGGGCGTCGTGACCCGCTTTCCCCCCGAGCCCAACGGCTACCTGCACCTGGGCCACACCTTCGCGTCGTTTCTGGATTTTCAGACCGCCGTGCAGTTCGGGGGCCGTTATCACCTGCGGCTGGACGACACCAACCCGGAAGGCGAGTCACAGGAGTTCGCCGACGGCATCATGGCCGATCTGCGCTGGATGGGCTGGGACTGGGGTGAGAACCTGTTCTACGCCTCCGACAACTTCGAGCGCTATTACGCCTATGCCGAGCAACTGATCCGCCAGGGCGACGCCTACGTGGACAGCGTGAGCGGGGACGAGATGGCCCGCCTGCGCGGCGACGCCCATACCCCCGGCGCGCCCAGCGCGTACCGGGGGCGGGGGGTGGAGGAAAACCTCGACCTGTTCCGGCGGATGCGGGCCGGGGAGTTCCCGGACGGGGCGCACGTGCTGCGCGGAAAGATCGACCTGGGCAGCGCCAACATGAAGCTGCGCGACCCGGTGCTGTACCGCATCAAGCGCGCGTGGCACTACCGCGCCGGGGACGCGTGGTGCATCTACCCCATGTACGACTTCCAGCACCCGCTGCAGGACGCCATCGAGGGCGTGACCCACAGCATGTGCAGCCTGGAATTCGTGGACAACCGCGCCATCTACGACTGGCTGATGGAGCGCCTTTCGTTCGAGCCGCGCCCCCACCAGTACGAGTTCGGGCGGCGCAGCCTGGAATACACCGTCGTGTCCAAACGCAAGCTGCGCCAGCTGGTCCAGAGCGGCGTGGTCAGCGGCTGGGACGATCCCCGCATGCCCACCCTGCGCGCCCAGCAGCGGCTGGGGGTCACGCCGGACGCGGTGCGGGCCTTCGCCAGCCAGATCGGCGTGAGCCGCACCAACCGCACCGTGGACATCGCCGTGTACGAGAACGCTGTGCGCGATGACCTGAACCACAGGGCTCCCCGCGTGATGGCGGTGCTGGACCCGGTGCGCGTGACGCTGGAGAACCTGGACGCGGCCCGGACCCTGCAGCTGCCCTACTGGCCGCACGACGTCGTGGACGCGTCGCCTGACGGGCAGGTGGCCCTGCCGGGCGGCCAGCGGGTGGTCCCCGCCCAGGCCGTGCGCGAGGTACGCCTGACCAGCGACCTGTTCATCGAGCGTGAGGATTTCAGCGCCGATCCCCCGAAAGGCTACAAGCGCCTGACCCCCGGCGGCACGGTGCGCCTGCGCGGGGCGGGCATCATCCGGGCGGACCGGTTTGACGCCAACGAGGAAGGCCAAGTGACCCACATCCACGCCACGCTGCTTGAGGACGGCGCGAAGGCAGGCGGCGTGATTCACTGGGTCAGTGCTGAAGACGCCATTCCTGCCGAGTTCCGGCTGTATGACCGCCTGTTCCGCGTCGCCAACCCCGAGGGCGAGCACCCCGAGGACATCTTGCCGGATTTCGATCCCGAACAGCCGGGCCATGAGAGCGGGCCGCTGGACACCGGCTTCCTGCGTTACCTGAATCCCGACAGCCTGCGCGTCACGCGCGGCTACGTGGAGGCCAGCGTGGCCAACGATCCGCCGGACACCCGCTACCAGTTCGAGCGGCAGGGTTACTTCTGGCGCGATCCGGTGGACAGCCGGGAGGACGCCCCGGTGTTCGGGCGCATCATCACCCTCAAGGACGCCTGGGGGCAGACGCAGAAGGCCGAAAGTGGCAAGCCGAAGCCGGGAGGCAAGAAGCCGAAGGCCGACGCCACGCCCGCTGGTTCGGGCGGCGTGCAACCCGCCCTGACCCCCGAACAGGAGGCCGAGGTCGCCCGCCTGACCCGGCTGGGGGCCGCCGAGGGCGACGCGCGGACGCTGGCGCGAGATGAGGTTCTGCTGGCTTTCCTGGCCGACGCTGCGCCGGGCGAGACATTCGCGCAGGTGGCGTCGTGGACGGTCAATGATCTGGCGACGGCCCTGCGGAGCGGCTCGGTCAGCGTGGCGGCCGCCGAGCTTGCCCCGCTGGCCGGGTTACTGGCCGCCGGCACCGTGACCTCGCGGGTGGCCCGCGACGTGCTGGCCCGCGCCGCCGCGTCCGGCGAGGCGCCCGCCGCTATTATCGACCGCGAGGGCCTGAGCGCCGGCCTGAGCGACGCGGAACTGGAGCGCATCGTGGCGGGGGTGCTGGAGGGGCATCCCGCCGAGACCGAGGCCTACCGGGGTGGCCGGACCGCGCTGCTGGGCTTTTTCACCGGACAGGTGATGCGCGCCAGCCGGGGCAAAGCCGATCCGGGACGGGTGGCGGACGTGCTCAAGGCGGCCCTGGACGCGGGCTGA
- a CDS encoding DinB family protein: MTELTLLHDSFRRNGRVNDFLLKALTDADFALSDGQGGWTIEQHLRHMARFRVGWLWNLSRAHTEPLLDPTRKDADGDPMWRWQDSPPNGLATAFAAGDEAAMKAVQAALDENRAFDDPYSEGAYQSNPAHFLQHTIVHDSHHRGQIMALLRAGGHTAPDMDALDEHWAIWRA, translated from the coding sequence ATGACTGAACTGACCCTGCTCCACGACTCCTTCCGCCGCAACGGGCGCGTCAACGACTTTCTGCTGAAGGCCCTGACCGACGCCGACTTCGCCCTGTCCGACGGTCAGGGTGGATGGACCATCGAGCAACACCTGCGGCACATGGCCCGCTTCCGCGTCGGCTGGCTCTGGAACCTGTCGCGCGCCCATACGGAGCCGCTGCTGGACCCCACCCGCAAGGACGCGGATGGTGACCCCATGTGGCGCTGGCAGGACAGCCCGCCGAATGGGCTGGCCACCGCCTTTGCCGCCGGGGACGAGGCGGCCATGAAAGCCGTTCAGGCCGCACTGGACGAGAACCGCGCCTTCGATGATCCCTACAGCGAGGGCGCCTATCAGTCCAACCCCGCCCACTTTCTGCAGCACACCATCGTCCACGACAGCCACCACCGGGGCCAGATCATGGCGCTGCTGCGGGCAGGCGGACATACGGCACCGGACATGGACGCGCTGGACGAACACTGGGCCATCTGGAGAGCATGA
- a CDS encoding DinB family protein, translating into MTDPTLLYEAFRRNGHVNAFLLDELTDADLARSDSHGGMTVAQMFSHMGASRGGWLQEMSPTHAASTLTLTGGESIWGWHATDRATLRAMLTAGDEAALQAVRAHVDSGEPFADPRGVDTFASHPAHFLLYMIVHDANHRGQIVALLRQSGRSPERLDRLEQQWDIWRK; encoded by the coding sequence ATGACCGATCCAACCCTGCTCTACGAAGCGTTTCGCCGCAACGGGCACGTGAATGCTTTCCTGCTGGACGAACTGACCGACGCCGATCTGGCCCGCTCCGACAGCCACGGCGGCATGACCGTCGCGCAGATGTTCAGTCATATGGGCGCGTCGCGTGGTGGCTGGTTGCAGGAGATGTCGCCCACCCACGCGGCTTCCACCCTGACCCTCACGGGTGGGGAGTCCATCTGGGGCTGGCACGCAACTGACCGGGCCACCCTGCGGGCCATGCTGACCGCCGGTGATGAGGCCGCCCTTCAGGCCGTCCGGGCCCATGTGGACAGCGGTGAACCCTTCGCCGACCCACGGGGCGTGGACACCTTCGCGTCCCACCCCGCGCATTTTCTGCTGTATATGATCGTCCACGACGCCAACCACCGGGGCCAGATCGTCGCCCTCCTCCGTCAGAGCGGCCGCTCACCGGAGCGGCTGGACAGGCTGGAACAGCAGTGGGACATCTGGCGCAAGTGA
- a CDS encoding DinB family protein has protein sequence MMEIPELYDYLVRARRDLWATLESVPDEILSRPMLDGDRMHSIKDLIAHTAGVEDGWLHYTILQDTPVEAGFPALKAAGSGPVYAGFPLSELLDYWRAVEQSTLAYLSTLTAAGLERVVEDTPEEHFKLDGLLWHVTLHEVRHTAQIAALLRTQGIRPPSLDLLFYLPNLKT, from the coding sequence ATGATGGAGATTCCCGAGCTGTACGACTATCTGGTGCGCGCCCGCCGCGACCTGTGGGCCACGCTGGAAAGCGTACCGGATGAGATATTGTCCCGCCCCATGCTGGACGGGGACCGGATGCACAGCATCAAGGACCTGATCGCCCACACCGCAGGCGTGGAGGACGGCTGGCTGCACTACACCATCTTGCAGGACACGCCCGTCGAGGCAGGGTTTCCAGCCCTGAAAGCCGCCGGCAGTGGGCCAGTCTACGCCGGATTCCCTCTTTCGGAGCTGCTGGATTACTGGCGGGCGGTGGAACAAAGCACCCTCGCCTACCTGTCCACGCTGACCGCCGCTGGCCTGGAGCGCGTGGTAGAGGACACGCCCGAAGAACACTTCAAACTTGACGGACTGCTGTGGCACGTCACGCTGCATGAGGTCCGGCACACCGCGCAGATTGCCGCGCTGCTGCGGACACAGGGCATCCGGCCCCCCTCGCTGGATCTGCTGTTCTATCTGCCAAACCTCAAAACGTAG
- a CDS encoding DUF1905 domain-containing protein produces the protein MPLTLEFSGPIWYWKGPAPHYFVTVPAAQAQAIRAAARFVTYGWGMIPVRARVGDTEWKTSLFPKEGLYILPVKLAVRKAEMIEEADEITVWLAVG, from the coding sequence ATGCCCCTCACCCTTGAGTTCAGTGGCCCCATCTGGTACTGGAAAGGCCCGGCCCCGCACTATTTCGTGACTGTGCCCGCCGCACAGGCCCAGGCCATCCGGGCGGCTGCCCGCTTCGTCACCTACGGCTGGGGCATGATCCCGGTCAGGGCCAGGGTGGGCGACACCGAATGGAAAACATCCCTGTTTCCCAAAGAAGGGCTGTACATCCTGCCGGTCAAGCTGGCGGTCAGGAAGGCCGAGATGATCGAGGAGGCCGACGAGATCACCGTATGGCTGGCCGTGGGCTGA
- a CDS encoding DUF3224 domain-containing protein codes for MSPTAPAAATATGTFTVRPRAEAPAQALAEIGHMLLDKQWQGQLSGQSVVEMLTFMTPVEGSAVYVAVEAVQATLDGRQGRFAFFHAGASERGHQTLTYRVVPDSGSGGLAGLSGGLTLDLVDGAHHYVLEYTLPDA; via the coding sequence ATGAGCCCCACAGCCCCAGCTGCAGCGACTGCCACCGGCACCTTTACCGTGCGGCCACGCGCCGAGGCCCCGGCCCAGGCCCTTGCCGAGATCGGGCACATGCTGCTGGACAAGCAGTGGCAAGGCCAGCTGAGCGGGCAGAGCGTGGTGGAGATGCTGACCTTCATGACCCCTGTGGAGGGTTCGGCGGTGTACGTCGCCGTCGAGGCGGTGCAGGCCACCCTGGACGGCCGCCAGGGCCGCTTCGCCTTCTTTCATGCGGGCGCCAGCGAGCGCGGCCACCAGACCCTGACCTACCGGGTGGTGCCCGATTCCGGCAGCGGCGGGCTGGCTGGCCTGAGCGGTGGGCTGACGCTGGACCTCGTGGACGGCGCGCACCACTACGTCCTGGAATACACGCTTCCCGACGCCTGA
- a CDS encoding DinB family protein gives MTNTPVVEAAAAPTLVSVSPTHILAHWQGHRRLTRRVIEAFPESHLFSFSAAPPIRTFGELALELWGMTDYHLKGLTTDDWSWHPPDCSELNTRAALLAAWDAQTPQLESAFARVEPGWFTTAQDMAWGRFSPQQSVAYAVDNEIHHRGQGYVYLRALGIEPPAFYDYMVP, from the coding sequence ATGACGAATACGCCTGTAGTTGAAGCAGCGGCCGCCCCGACGCTCGTCTCCGTCTCCCCCACCCATATTCTGGCCCACTGGCAGGGCCACCGCCGCCTGACCCGCCGCGTGATTGAGGCGTTTCCAGAAAGTCACCTGTTCAGCTTCAGCGCCGCGCCGCCCATCCGAACCTTCGGTGAGCTGGCCCTGGAGCTATGGGGCATGACCGACTATCACCTGAAGGGGCTGACCACCGACGACTGGAGCTGGCATCCCCCCGACTGTTCTGAGCTGAACACCCGCGCCGCCCTGCTGGCCGCCTGGGACGCGCAGACCCCGCAGCTGGAGTCCGCCTTCGCCAGGGTGGAGCCCGGGTGGTTCACCACCGCGCAGGACATGGCCTGGGGGCGCTTTTCGCCGCAGCAGAGCGTGGCCTACGCCGTCGACAACGAGATTCACCACCGGGGTCAGGGTTACGTGTACCTGCGGGCGCTGGGTATCGAGCCGCCCGCCTTCTACGACTACATGGTCCCATGA
- a CDS encoding thymidine phosphorylase: MPTSPSLNVPDLIRTKRDGGEHSRAELEALILGYTRGEVPDYQISAWLMAVYLKGMTPQETADLTAVMAASGEQLDLGVLPRTVDKHSTGGVGDKTSLILTPMLAALGLTVAKMSGRGLAHTGGTIDKLESFRGWTSELSEERFVAQAHDIGLALVGQSKDLAPADGKLYALRDVTATVDCLPLIASSIMSKKLASGAHTVVLDVKVGAGAFMKTLDDGRALARAMVDIGTRAGRQVRAVLTDMDTPLGHLAGNSLEVQEALATLRGEGPEDLTELCVALAVEALAAHGEDQVAAGARARATLHDGSALAKFRAFVEAQGGDPALVDDPARLDVAPGRAEVTAPRAGFVERIDALSVGRAVLALGGGRERKGEAIDHGVGVELVRKPGEAVAAGETVVRVYHRDGRGLDTAQRLLAGGLGIADAAPAPEPLILDRVF; this comes from the coding sequence ATGCCCACTTCTCCTTCTCTCAACGTTCCTGATCTCATCCGCACCAAGCGCGACGGCGGCGAACATTCCCGCGCCGAGCTGGAGGCCCTGATCCTGGGCTACACGCGCGGCGAGGTGCCGGACTACCAGATCAGCGCGTGGCTGATGGCGGTGTACCTGAAGGGCATGACCCCGCAGGAAACGGCGGACCTGACGGCGGTGATGGCCGCCAGCGGCGAACAGTTGGATCTGGGGGTGCTGCCACGCACGGTGGACAAGCACAGCACCGGGGGTGTGGGGGACAAGACCAGCCTGATCCTGACCCCCATGCTGGCGGCGCTGGGCCTGACGGTGGCCAAGATGAGTGGGCGTGGCCTGGCCCACACCGGCGGCACCATCGACAAACTCGAAAGCTTTCGCGGCTGGACCTCCGAACTCTCGGAGGAGCGCTTTGTCGCGCAGGCACACGACATCGGGCTGGCGCTGGTGGGCCAGAGCAAGGACCTCGCGCCCGCCGACGGCAAGCTGTACGCCCTGCGCGACGTGACGGCCACGGTGGACTGCCTGCCGCTGATCGCCAGCAGCATCATGAGCAAGAAACTGGCGTCCGGGGCGCACACGGTGGTGCTGGACGTGAAGGTGGGAGCCGGGGCGTTCATGAAAACGCTCGACGATGGCCGGGCGCTGGCCCGCGCGATGGTGGATATCGGCACCCGTGCCGGGCGGCAGGTGCGCGCCGTGCTGACCGACATGGACACCCCGCTGGGCCATCTGGCAGGCAACAGCCTGGAGGTGCAGGAGGCGCTGGCCACCCTGCGCGGCGAGGGGCCAGAGGACCTGACCGAACTGTGCGTGGCCCTGGCCGTGGAGGCCCTGGCTGCCCACGGCGAGGATCAGGTGGCCGCCGGGGCGCGCGCCCGCGCCACCCTGCACGACGGCTCCGCGCTGGCGAAGTTTCGCGCCTTTGTTGAGGCGCAGGGCGGCGATCCGGCGCTGGTGGATGACCCGGCCCGGCTGGACGTGGCCCCCGGACGCGCCGAGGTCACGGCGCCCCGTGCGGGCTTTGTGGAGCGCATCGACGCCCTGAGCGTGGGCCGCGCGGTGCTGGCGCTAGGCGGCGGGCGCGAACGCAAGGGCGAGGCCATTGACCACGGCGTCGGCGTGGAACTGGTCCGCAAGCCGGGCGAGGCGGTGGCGGCAGGCGAGACGGTGGTGCGGGTGTACCACCGGGACGGGCGTGGCCTGGACACGGCCCAGCGCCTGCTGGCCGGGGGCCTGGGCATTGCCGACGCGGCCCCAGCGCCGGAACCGCTGATTCTGGACCGGGTGTTCTAG
- a CDS encoding helix-turn-helix transcriptional regulator gives MYDPSMRVLTVLELLQARESVTGAELARVLEVSPRTVQRYVARLQDLGIPVEGRRGVGGAYRLKPGFRLPPLMFTGEEALSLALGLRALHLLGLGALAPAAHAAGAKLARTLPDAVRETVEALEGAVQLDASPGVVSVGAALLSGLLGAVHAARTVEFTYTSPQASAMTRRVDVYRALHLDGRWYAVGRCHLREALRCFRLDRMAELRVLDASFAAPPDFDALAYLRSTLPTAAPAAQISVWLDAAPEDLRGRVSVWFTEISAEAGGTRLRAERETLPGFAAFLLGLDCEFRVDGPPELLAVFGRLGARCAAVGRGAPVRA, from the coding sequence ATGTATGACCCCTCCATGCGGGTGCTGACCGTGCTGGAACTGCTTCAGGCGCGTGAGAGCGTGACCGGCGCGGAGCTGGCGCGGGTGCTGGAGGTCAGCCCGCGCACGGTGCAGCGTTACGTTGCCCGCCTGCAGGATCTGGGCATTCCGGTGGAGGGACGGCGCGGTGTGGGCGGGGCGTACCGCCTGAAACCCGGGTTCCGGCTGCCGCCGCTGATGTTCACGGGCGAGGAAGCCCTGAGTCTGGCGCTGGGGCTGCGGGCACTGCACCTGCTGGGACTGGGCGCGCTGGCCCCGGCGGCCCACGCAGCCGGGGCCAAACTGGCGCGCACGCTTCCGGACGCCGTGCGCGAGACGGTGGAGGCGCTGGAGGGCGCGGTGCAACTCGACGCCTCGCCGGGGGTGGTGTCGGTGGGCGCGGCGCTGCTCTCCGGGCTTCTGGGCGCAGTTCACGCCGCGCGGACGGTGGAATTCACCTACACTTCGCCGCAGGCCAGCGCCATGACGCGCCGGGTGGACGTGTACCGCGCCCTGCATCTGGACGGGCGCTGGTACGCGGTGGGCCGCTGCCACCTGCGCGAGGCCCTGCGCTGCTTCCGGCTGGACCGCATGGCCGAACTGCGGGTGCTGGACGCCAGCTTTGCCGCGCCGCCCGACTTCGACGCCCTGGCCTACCTGCGTTCCACGCTGCCCACAGCCGCGCCCGCCGCGCAGATCAGCGTGTGGCTGGACGCCGCGCCCGAGGACCTGCGGGGCCGCGTCTCGGTGTGGTTCACCGAGATCAGCGCCGAGGCCGGCGGCACCCGCCTGCGGGCCGAGCGTGAGACGCTGCCCGGCTTTGCCGCCTTTCTGCTGGGCCTGGACTGCGAGTTCCGGGTGGACGGTCCGCCGGAGTTGCTGGCCGTGTTCGGGCGGCTGGGGGCACGCTGCGCGGCGGTGGGCCGGGGGGCGCCCGTCCGCGCGTGA
- the ftsH gene encoding ATP-dependent zinc metalloprotease FtsH, which yields MFSQTPNGRVNVNYNEFKTLLDQGSVSQVVVRENNANVVLKAPTDVKRATNPGQQAQTINTQQFTVRLPSGLAVPDSSLIPALEAQNVDYRFEAPSQWLGILLNFLPIILLIGLMYFFFMRAQGGQNGVMQFGQSKAKKYGKENRVQTKFTDVAGHEEAKKELIEVVDFLKNPGKYHQIGAEIPKGVLLVGPPGTGKTLLARAIAGEADVPFFSVSASEFMEMFVGVGASRVRALFEDARKSAPAIMFIDEIDSIGRKRGAGIGGGHDEREQTLNQILSEMDGFDKSSNVIVLGATNRPDVLDPALLRPGRFDRQVTIDLPTMKEREAILKVHLRNKPLAEGVDVNEVARSTPYFSGADLKNITNEAALEAARLSKTQIDMSDFYRALDKITLGLENTSLSVSPEEKKAIAYHEAGHAVTAAVIPGSDKLQKVSIIPRGRALGAAFYLPEEQVLMSKERLENQLVVALGGRAAEEVFMGSVTSGAADDFRKATNIARKMVLEWGMGENFKNMALSSDSGPVFLGEDMARPKAFSEHTSQLVDEDVKRILNHAFERARDLVTEYKAAMHEVAEALLTQELITGDVVRDAVAKISSPQMPVPQTTA from the coding sequence ATGTTTTCTCAGACGCCCAACGGACGGGTCAATGTCAACTACAACGAATTCAAAACCCTGCTCGACCAGGGCAGCGTTTCTCAGGTCGTGGTGCGTGAGAACAACGCCAACGTGGTGCTCAAGGCCCCCACCGACGTCAAGCGGGCCACCAACCCTGGCCAGCAGGCCCAGACCATCAACACCCAGCAGTTTACCGTGCGTCTGCCCAGCGGCTTGGCGGTGCCCGACAGCAGCCTGATTCCCGCGCTGGAAGCGCAGAACGTGGACTACCGCTTCGAGGCGCCCAGCCAGTGGCTCGGCATCCTGCTGAACTTCCTGCCCATTATTCTGCTGATCGGCCTGATGTACTTCTTCTTCATGCGTGCCCAGGGCGGCCAGAACGGCGTGATGCAGTTCGGGCAGAGCAAGGCCAAGAAGTACGGTAAGGAAAACCGCGTGCAGACCAAGTTCACCGACGTGGCCGGGCACGAGGAAGCCAAGAAGGAACTGATCGAGGTCGTGGACTTCCTGAAGAACCCCGGCAAGTACCACCAGATTGGCGCGGAAATCCCCAAGGGCGTGCTGCTGGTTGGCCCTCCCGGTACCGGTAAAACGCTGCTGGCCCGCGCGATTGCCGGGGAGGCGGACGTGCCGTTCTTCTCGGTCAGCGCCTCGGAGTTCATGGAGATGTTCGTGGGCGTCGGCGCCAGCCGTGTGCGCGCCCTGTTCGAGGACGCCCGCAAGAGTGCGCCTGCGATCATGTTCATCGACGAGATCGACTCGATTGGCCGCAAGCGTGGCGCGGGCATCGGCGGCGGTCACGACGAGCGCGAGCAGACCCTCAACCAGATCCTCTCGGAGATGGACGGCTTCGACAAGTCCAGCAACGTGATCGTGCTGGGCGCCACCAACCGCCCCGACGTGCTGGACCCGGCGCTGCTGCGCCCCGGCCGCTTTGACCGTCAGGTGACGATTGACCTGCCTACCATGAAGGAGCGCGAGGCGATCCTTAAGGTCCACCTGCGCAACAAGCCGCTGGCCGAGGGCGTGGACGTGAATGAGGTGGCCCGCAGCACGCCGTACTTCTCGGGAGCGGACCTCAAGAACATCACCAACGAGGCCGCGCTGGAAGCCGCCCGCCTGAGCAAGACCCAGATCGACATGAGCGACTTCTACCGTGCGCTGGACAAGATCACCCTGGGCCTGGAAAACACCTCCCTGAGCGTCAGCCCCGAGGAGAAGAAAGCCATCGCGTACCACGAGGCCGGACACGCCGTGACCGCCGCCGTGATTCCCGGCAGCGACAAGCTCCAAAAGGTCAGCATCATTCCGCGTGGGCGGGCGCTGGGCGCCGCGTTCTACCTGCCTGAAGAGCAGGTGCTGATGAGCAAGGAGCGTCTGGAAAACCAGCTGGTGGTGGCCCTGGGTGGCCGCGCCGCCGAGGAAGTATTTATGGGCAGCGTGACCAGTGGCGCCGCCGACGACTTCCGCAAGGCCACCAACATCGCCCGCAAGATGGTGCTGGAGTGGGGCATGGGCGAGAACTTCAAGAACATGGCCCTGAGCAGCGATTCCGGCCCGGTGTTCCTGGGTGAGGACATGGCCCGCCCCAAGGCCTTCAGCGAGCACACCAGTCAGCTGGTGGACGAGGACGTCAAGCGCATCCTGAACCACGCCTTCGAACGCGCCCGTGATCTGGTGACCGAGTACAAGGCTGCCATGCACGAGGTGGCCGAGGCCCTGCTGACCCAGGAACTGATCACCGGCGACGTGGTGCGCGACGCGGTGGCCAAGATCTCCAGCCCGCAGATGCCGGTGCCACAGACGACGGCGTAA